Proteins found in one Pseudomonadales bacterium genomic segment:
- a CDS encoding Lrp/AsnC ligand binding domain-containing protein, which yields MAGLSKIDLKILHELQRDGRISFAELARRVGLSNSPCFERVKRLEREGIIQGYHAQLDPEALGAGLLVFVQIRLNRTSDDIFKRFNEAARALEQVQECYLVSGNFDYLIKARVNDMNAYRIFLGETLLGLPGVQESTSYVVMEQVKETLDLALGV from the coding sequence ATGGCCGGCTTAAGCAAAATAGATTTAAAAATTTTACACGAGCTTCAACGTGATGGCCGGATCAGCTTTGCCGAGCTGGCGCGGCGCGTCGGCTTATCAAATTCACCCTGTTTCGAGCGGGTTAAACGACTTGAACGCGAAGGTATTATTCAGGGCTACCATGCACAGCTTGACCCCGAGGCTCTGGGCGCCGGCTTGCTAGTATTTGTGCAGATTCGTCTGAATCGCACCAGCGACGATATATTCAAACGTTTCAATGAGGCCGCACGTGCACTTGAACAAGTGCAGGAATGCTATCTGGTATCGGGTAATTTCGATTATCTTATTAAAGCGCGGGTCAACGACATGAACGCCTATCGAATATTTTTAGGTGAAACCTTACTCGGCTTACCAGGGGTGCAAGAATCAACCTCGTATGTGGTGATGGAGCAGGTTAAAGAGACGCTAGATCTAGCACTAGGTGTTTAG
- the ald gene encoding alanine dehydrogenase, translated as MLIGVPKEIKNHEYRVGLTPAGVKELILHGHAVIIEQNAGIGIGLDDQQYIAAGAEIVSSADEVFARAEMIIKVKEPQPIECERLREGQLLFTYLHLAPDPKQTELLLKSGVTAVAYETVTDAQGGLPLLAPMSEVAGRMSIQAGAHCLEKAQGGNGMLLGGVPGVEPANVMVIGGGVVGLNAARMAAGLGANVTILDRSLARLKQIDELYGAQMTTLFSTADAIEKQLQQADLVIGAVLIPGAAAPKLVSRAMLAQMKPGAVMVDVAIDQGGCFETSTATTHENPSYEVDGIVHYCVANMPGGVARTSTFALTNATLPYAIALANQGNQALLQDEHLLAGLNTHRGMVTNAAVAEALNYNYVEPRIALQGSAFKQSA; from the coding sequence ATGTTAATCGGCGTGCCAAAAGAGATTAAAAACCACGAATATCGGGTCGGCCTTACCCCTGCCGGCGTTAAAGAACTTATCCTGCATGGCCATGCCGTCATCATTGAACAGAATGCTGGTATTGGCATTGGCCTCGATGATCAGCAATATATTGCAGCAGGGGCTGAAATTGTGAGCAGTGCCGATGAAGTGTTTGCACGCGCAGAGATGATCATAAAAGTTAAAGAGCCACAGCCCATAGAATGTGAGCGCTTACGTGAAGGACAGTTATTATTTACTTATTTACACCTAGCACCAGACCCTAAACAGACCGAACTATTGCTAAAATCGGGCGTCACTGCGGTCGCTTACGAGACCGTTACAGATGCCCAAGGCGGGCTACCGCTATTGGCACCGATGAGTGAAGTAGCAGGCCGCATGTCTATTCAGGCTGGCGCACACTGCTTAGAGAAAGCTCAAGGTGGTAACGGTATGCTATTGGGTGGCGTACCAGGCGTTGAACCAGCCAATGTCATGGTTATTGGCGGTGGCGTCGTGGGTCTAAACGCGGCACGCATGGCGGCAGGCCTTGGTGCCAATGTGACCATCTTAGATCGCAGCTTGGCACGTTTGAAGCAGATTGATGAGCTGTACGGGGCACAAATGACCACCTTATTCAGCACCGCCGACGCTATCGAAAAACAACTGCAGCAAGCCGATTTAGTGATCGGTGCGGTATTAATACCTGGTGCGGCAGCGCCTAAACTGGTTAGCCGTGCCATGTTGGCACAGATGAAGCCGGGTGCAGTGATGGTTGATGTTGCGATTGATCAGGGTGGCTGTTTCGAAACCTCAACCGCCACTACTCACGAAAACCCCAGCTATGAAGTCGATGGCATTGTGCATTACTGTGTTGCCAATATGCCAGGCGGCGTTGCGCGCACCTCTACCTTTGCTCTCACCAACGCCACACTGCCCTATGCCATTGCACTTGCTAATCAGGGCAATCAGGCGCTATTACAAGATGAACATCTTTTAGCCGGGCTAAATACCCATCGCGGCATGGTAACCAATGCTGCCGTTGCCGAGGCGCTTAATTATAACTATGTTGAACCTCGCATTGCGCTTCAGGGCAGCGCTTTTAAACAGTCAGCTTAA
- a CDS encoding 2-dehydropantoate 2-reductase, translating into MPLIEPRLTELLAAEQPVDVSNIDETVHILGAGSMGLLWATKLTLAGCPVDLITRKARKVRHVHLLERDEEVELDIDSYTASTLTNIKTLIVATKAYNALAAVKSVAHALSPDSKILVLQNGMGSQQAIMQALPDMAVYAAVSTDGARRHRPFVVEHTGFGETSIGALGNNRDGYLEALIKHLDSDLVLKPADDIRIKMWRKLVINCCINALTAIHDIRNGELLSHPETASLLPHIIAECRQVAEQHGFGHALENMQARVEEVIGNTAQNYSSMHQDVFYQRETEIDFINGFILAESKRFGLDCPINQQLVERIKNMPIKQ; encoded by the coding sequence TTGCCTTTGATTGAACCACGCTTAACCGAGCTTTTAGCTGCCGAGCAGCCTGTCGATGTCAGCAATATTGACGAGACGGTGCATATTTTAGGCGCGGGCAGCATGGGCTTGTTGTGGGCAACCAAACTCACCTTGGCGGGCTGTCCGGTTGATTTGATTACCCGTAAAGCACGCAAGGTGCGCCATGTGCATCTGCTAGAGCGAGATGAAGAAGTTGAGCTCGATATTGATTCCTATACCGCTTCAACCTTAACCAATATCAAAACCCTGATTGTTGCCACGAAGGCTTATAATGCGCTTGCGGCGGTAAAGTCGGTGGCGCATGCACTGTCGCCTGACAGCAAAATATTAGTATTGCAGAACGGCATGGGCTCTCAGCAAGCGATTATGCAAGCCTTGCCTGATATGGCGGTTTACGCCGCCGTCAGTACCGATGGCGCGCGCCGTCATCGCCCTTTCGTGGTTGAGCACACCGGCTTTGGTGAAACCAGTATTGGCGCACTTGGCAATAACCGCGACGGCTATTTGGAAGCCTTAATCAAGCACCTTGACTCTGATTTAGTGCTCAAACCTGCCGACGATATTCGCATTAAAATGTGGCGTAAGTTGGTGATTAACTGCTGCATTAATGCACTTACCGCGATACACGATATTCGCAATGGCGAGCTATTATCGCACCCTGAAACGGCCTCGCTGCTGCCGCACATTATTGCTGAGTGTCGACAAGTGGCTGAGCAGCATGGCTTTGGTCACGCGCTAGAAAATATGCAGGCAAGGGTTGAGGAAGTCATTGGTAATACGGCACAAAACTACTCGTCGATGCACCAGGACGTATTCTATCAGCGTGAAACCGAGATTGATTTTATTAATGGCTTTATTCTCGCCGAATCAAAACGCTTTGGTTTGGACTGCCCGATCAACCAACAGCTGGTCGAGCGCATCAAGAATATGCCGATCAAGCAATAA